In a genomic window of Flavobacterium lipolyticum:
- a CDS encoding low molecular weight protein-tyrosine-phosphatase — MPVKILMVCLGNICRSPLAEGILASKLPKNNFIVDSAGTGSWHVGHSPDKRSIAVAKKNGLDIGNQKGRQFKPADFNTFDYIYVMDSSNYDDVIKLAQTEEHKNKVRLILDELFPDENVDVPDPYFGVTNGFENVYQMLDEVTDIISKKLIEKHL; from the coding sequence ATGCCAGTAAAAATTTTAATGGTTTGTTTGGGAAACATTTGCAGATCCCCTTTAGCTGAAGGTATTTTAGCTTCAAAATTACCCAAAAATAATTTCATCGTTGACTCAGCCGGAACCGGATCCTGGCATGTAGGACACTCCCCTGATAAACGATCTATAGCAGTAGCCAAAAAAAACGGCCTGGACATTGGAAACCAAAAAGGAAGACAATTCAAACCTGCTGACTTCAATACTTTTGATTACATCTATGTGATGGATTCTTCTAATTATGACGATGTTATAAAACTGGCTCAGACTGAAGAACATAAAAACAAAGTCCGTCTGATTTTAGACGAATTATTTCCCGATGAAAACGTAGATGTTCCGGATCCTTACTTTGGTGTTACCAACGGATTTGAAAATGTATATCAAATGTTAGACGAAGTAACCGACATCATCTCGAAGAAACTTATCGAAAAACATTTATAA
- a CDS encoding energy transducer TonB — protein sequence MKKFLLLLLICFVQITFSQTNKESEKTTASSISNDDTIYDLNGIEVKPEYPGGVTEFTSFLNRNFIKPVEKPTLKGKVYFTFIIEKDGSVSDIKIIRDLGFKTGDEAIRVLKSAAKWKPGKHKEKEVRTLNTGAITIS from the coding sequence ATGAAAAAGTTTCTTCTTCTACTTCTGATCTGCTTTGTTCAAATTACATTTTCGCAAACCAATAAAGAATCTGAAAAAACAACAGCAAGTTCAATTTCGAATGACGATACTATTTATGATCTCAATGGAATAGAGGTAAAACCCGAATACCCTGGCGGTGTCACTGAATTCACTTCCTTCCTTAACAGAAATTTTATAAAACCCGTTGAAAAACCAACTCTAAAAGGAAAAGTCTACTTCACTTTTATCATCGAAAAAGACGGTTCTGTTAGCGATATAAAGATCATAAGAGATCTTGGCTTTAAAACTGGAGATGAAGCAATACGTGTTTTAAAGTCTGCTGCAAAATGGAAGCCCGGTAAACATAAAGAAAAAGAAGTAAGAACCTTGAATACAGGCGCGATAACCATAAGCTAG
- a CDS encoding SAM-dependent methyltransferase has protein sequence MKLLGKLYLIPTTMGESDPMDVLPQTVKRSIDFIDHYIVENEKTARKSIKAVSPEKKQSELILFTLNKRTETSEHLDFIKPLLEGKNVGLMSEAGCPGVADPGAVIVKLAHEKGIQVVPLVGPSSILLAMMASGMNGQSFTFNGYLPIDKDEKKSAIRHFERLSQDKNQSQLFIETPYRNNKLIEDLLQILNPSTHLCIATDITLPTEFIKTMRVSDWKKLKVDIDKRPTIFIIHKM, from the coding sequence ATGAAACTCCTGGGAAAACTATACTTAATTCCAACAACAATGGGCGAAAGCGACCCTATGGATGTTTTACCTCAAACTGTCAAAAGAAGTATCGATTTTATAGATCATTATATCGTTGAAAACGAAAAAACGGCCCGTAAATCCATAAAAGCAGTCTCGCCGGAAAAAAAACAATCCGAACTGATTCTTTTTACCCTTAATAAACGCACAGAAACAAGCGAACATTTAGACTTCATCAAACCTTTACTAGAAGGAAAAAACGTTGGTTTAATGAGTGAAGCCGGTTGTCCCGGTGTTGCTGATCCCGGTGCCGTAATTGTAAAACTGGCACATGAAAAAGGAATTCAGGTGGTACCTTTAGTGGGACCATCTTCTATTTTATTGGCCATGATGGCATCCGGAATGAACGGACAAAGTTTCACTTTCAATGGCTATTTACCTATTGATAAAGACGAAAAAAAATCAGCAATTCGTCATTTCGAAAGATTATCACAAGACAAAAACCAATCACAGCTTTTTATTGAAACTCCGTATAGAAACAACAAATTAATCGAAGATCTTTTACAGATTTTAAATCCGTCAACGCATCTTTGTATTGCAACAGATATTACTTTACCAACAGAATTTATTAAAACAATGCGGGTTTCTGATTGGAAAAAGCTAAAAGTAGATATTGACAAACGCCCTACAATTTTTATTATTCATAAAATGTAA
- the dnaA gene encoding chromosomal replication initiator protein DnaA gives MTKTAQSVWENCLSFIKDNIQDQAYKTWFEPIKSVELTDNALYIQVPSKFFYEWLEEHYVKLLKVALTKELGKNAKLLYKIKMENTYGNKQPFTEQLPSSNRVPMKPQEVDAPFKNLNPELKNPFVIPGIRNLKIESQLNPNYSFDNFLEGDSNRLARSAGMAVANKPGGTSFNPLLIFGGVGLGKTHLAHAIGVEVKDKYPEKTVLYISAEIFTQQYIDSVKKNNRNDFIHFYQLIDVLIIDDVQFLSGKSGTQDVFFHIFNYLHQNGKQVILTSDKAPVDMQDIEQRLLSRFKWGLSAELHQPDYETRISILKNILYRDGVEMPEDIIEYVARNIKSNVRELEGAIISLIAQSSFNKKEVTIELAKSVVEKFVKNVKREISIDYIQKIVSDYFQLDVETLQSKTRKRHVVQARQLAMFFAKKFTKASLANIGSQIGDRDHATVLHACKTVDNLVSTDKQFKKFVEDINKKLTL, from the coding sequence ATGACTAAAACTGCTCAATCGGTATGGGAAAACTGTTTGTCTTTTATAAAGGACAATATTCAAGATCAAGCATACAAAACTTGGTTTGAGCCAATCAAGTCAGTTGAACTAACCGATAACGCGTTATACATTCAAGTACCAAGTAAATTTTTCTACGAATGGCTCGAAGAGCATTACGTAAAATTATTGAAAGTTGCACTTACCAAAGAACTGGGAAAAAACGCAAAGTTACTCTATAAAATTAAAATGGAGAACACTTATGGAAATAAACAGCCGTTTACCGAGCAGCTGCCAAGTTCCAACAGAGTTCCAATGAAACCTCAAGAGGTTGATGCTCCGTTTAAAAACCTAAATCCTGAACTTAAGAATCCGTTTGTAATTCCGGGAATCCGAAATTTAAAAATTGAATCTCAGTTAAATCCAAATTACAGTTTTGATAATTTCCTTGAAGGAGATTCAAACCGTTTAGCCCGTTCTGCAGGTATGGCAGTTGCCAACAAACCTGGAGGAACCTCCTTTAATCCGTTATTGATCTTTGGAGGAGTAGGATTAGGAAAAACACACTTGGCACATGCTATAGGTGTAGAAGTGAAAGACAAATACCCTGAAAAAACGGTTTTATACATTTCTGCCGAAATTTTCACGCAGCAATATATTGATTCTGTTAAAAAGAACAATCGTAATGATTTTATTCATTTTTATCAGTTAATCGATGTTTTAATTATTGACGACGTTCAGTTTTTATCCGGAAAATCAGGAACTCAGGATGTATTCTTCCATATTTTCAATTATTTACATCAAAACGGAAAACAGGTAATCCTTACTTCTGACAAGGCACCTGTTGACATGCAGGATATCGAGCAGCGTTTATTATCCCGTTTCAAATGGGGTCTTTCTGCCGAGCTGCACCAACCAGATTACGAGACTCGTATTTCTATCTTAAAAAACATACTATATCGTGATGGTGTTGAAATGCCGGAAGATATTATTGAATATGTGGCACGTAACATCAAGAGTAACGTTAGAGAATTAGAGGGAGCTATTATTTCCTTAATTGCTCAGTCTTCGTTCAATAAAAAAGAAGTTACTATTGAGTTAGCCAAAAGTGTTGTAGAGAAATTTGTTAAAAATGTAAAGAGAGAAATCTCTATCGATTATATTCAAAAAATTGTGTCTGATTATTTCCAGTTGGATGTTGAAACACTTCAATCTAAAACCCGAAAGAGGCACGTGGTACAGGCGAGACAATTGGCCATGTTTTTTGCAAAGAAATTTACAAAAGCTTCTTTGGCAAACATTGGCTCACAAATTGGAGATCGCGACCACGCTACCGTATTACACGCTTGCAAAACAGTTGACAATTTAGTTTCTACAGACAAACAATTCAAAAAATTTGTCGAAGACATCAACAAAAAACTAACGCTATAA